The DNA window AATCTCGATGAAACAAAACAtgtttaaatatcttttatttttggtttaatattTCTATTTTCACATGCTTACTAAAATCACTCATTTTGTTTCTTcatatttttaaactaaaaaaatagtgacatgacatattttaaataatatggcatattttaaaaaatataaaaaggtaGTGCGCTGACAGtgtaaaagttttacactgtcattcaatagaaaaccatttacactgtcagtgcatcaccctttTTCTCTAATATTATTAAATAAGAGTTTATATGGATTAATtacttatattattaattaaaaatcaaatcaaataatttaaaaactaatTTACAATTTATTTGATATAACATTTTACACTTTCATATTATATCACTATATCATGtcattaaaaatatatcaaataactattttaaagttaaaatacGATAAATACGAGTGAAAGGAGCAATTTTACCAAAAGATAAAAAATGGTGGAATTAAAACTAcaagttgatttttttttcaatcaatATTAGAGTGTTATAAAAAATTTACGCTCcaaaaattagaaaattttaacataaaaatgaattcaatgtatatttttaaaacaatataattaaagctataaataaaaaatttagatccatcaattcaatttttttataaatattttaattatgtttctaaaaaatcattcaaaatctaaattgaaaatagaagagtaaaaacttctttcaaaaaaatTTTGTAGGAACTGAAACTTACAGaaactaaaaaacaaatattaaaactttataagaactaaaaaagttattttttatgAGATATATTATGTtacttttttatttgattaatgatttatttttactaatgttttttataaaaacaatataATGTTACTTTATAATTTGTTTATTACTAGTACTATGTTAGTTTATTTTATAATCTATTAAAAACCCAACCTCTTCATCAATTTGATTTTTTcagatttaataaaaaatattttaaaaaggaaacaaaatcaAACCGATTATTTTAATTGGTCTGAACTTTTCTCACCCAAAAAGCAAACATCTCACTTTTCTCAACCTGTCTATTAAATCTAGAATCAAGGAAAACGCATGAGGAATCATATGGTTTACCTGGACAACATATAACATAGTAACAATATAACATAGTAACAAGAAGATACTTAGAACCATGGACATGTAAATATCAAAATAACAGTTTGTTTTTGTGGCACACATGGAAGTTGAATATTACAATCAATGTTTAAATGTTTAGTTTTTTAAACTACAAGAAATGTTCATATAAGAAATACATATAAGTTATGTTGACAACATTCATCAGTTGTTGTCACCTGTCACCCCTTTTTTACCTCAATAAGAAATGAAACTCAAAGAATCAACCAACCATGGTCCTCTTTCGTCCTCTTTGTCGCACTACAAGTTGTGAAGATATATGGAGGTTAGTACAATTTCTTGAAGAAAATGTCTAAATTTTAAAAGCAATTAGATGTAAGGTAGTACCATCTGCCAGCTTGTTCATTGTGGATGACCACTGCTTCGATGACTTGCGGTAAGCAGCAAGTATCCGATCAATCTATCCAGACAAATTTCGATAATACATGTCAGTACAGAAACCATATTATATCAGAGCAAATCTTCCAGTCTTGTTAAAAATGAGAAACTGACTTACAATGTTACCGCATGAAGAATGCATTGAAACGAGGGCTCTTTCCAGGACATACAAATCAACTGCTTTATCTTCGGGTAAGGTTGAAGTGAAGCTCAAACCAAAGTCAATAAGAACCTAGACAAAATACACATCACAGCTGTAACAAAAGTTAATGATATTTCTCACATATTGCATAACTTGagtaaattaaatgtaataaatattaattacagGACCTAAAACATGAATGAACTCACCAGCTGATCAGTACCATTCCTTAGTAACATGTTTGATGTCGTTAAATCACCATGAACAAGACCACCATCGTGTAACTTTGCAATAACATCACCAATTTGGGATGCAATCTTGCCAAGCCGCTCTTCATTGACACCGCACGATCCGAATTCAAGAAATACATCCTTGACAGAAGGTCCGTCAACAAATTCAAATGTTAAAGTGTGCGACACAGGATCCACGGCATACAACACAGGTGTACAAACCCCAAGTCGCCTTGCCTTGGTTGTGCACCTTGCCTCCTGCTCCAACAAATGATTGGTGAAACAAAGCATTCAAGACATACAATGAGATGAGActcaaccatatatatatatataataataatcattagGGGATTTATTTGAGGAAACAACTTATAACTTATATTAAAAAGGTTgactttattttaaatttttttgcagAACTAGCTTATACATAAGCACTTATATGATAAATGTTTATGCTATAAGTATTCAATTAAGTTGCTTATCCAAACAGGTACTAATTatccaaaataaaaatgaagCTTTTAACTAAATTTAACTGTACCGCATTTAGGCGCTTGAGTGTCAACTTAGAATCCAAAGTTGGATGCCTGTACTTCTTTGAGAATCGCTCCTTGACAACAGACCTTCTTCCAACAAAAGAGGACTCAAAAACTCTCTACAACAAGAACAGTAAAAAATGCATAAGCTATTGCTACTGcaattcaaatttccttgaaattATGCAAAATAGGAGCAATTTCATCCAGAAAAGATTATCCAACAAACAAGTTGATTGTTTAGCATAACGGGTATGTGGTAATTGATTCAACAAAAAGGAGTGATTTAATTTGAAACTTACAGCTTCAGCTCCTTGCTTGATGAGAATGAGAGAGGTATCTCTTGACTCAGTTTCAGTCCCCATCTAGAGGGTGCAGAGAAGCCCTAAAAACTGAGCGGAAACAACCATGATTGGTTATGAAAGATGAACCCTAATCCCCAATTGCATAGGTATGGAATTGAAGAACAAGAGTACTACTTACCTTGAATTTTGATGATGGAGATGCTAAACACGAACGGCAGTGAAGTGAAGTTGGGGAACTGAATGTCGACGACGGCGAGACAAGTTAGGGCAGGTTAGGAaggaaaaagataaaaaaaaaaaatgattttctttATTCATGATTTTGTAGCCAAACCCATTCTTACGTTAGTTTTatgaattttgttttaaataaatatattcatgTATTAATAAAAGAATACATGAAGAATTAATTCAAATTTGTACAGTAACTACTATAAAATTCACtatctttttcttaaaaatttctTCATTTATTGAATTATATTTTGCATTACTACACaaaattgaatcatattttgcattactacacaaaaatatattttgcatTATTACACAAAAATTTCtaggaaaaaataaaataattcaaatatgGATTTATGGTCTAGTATTTTTCTCAACCTATACTCTCTGATGATAAAATAtatggttaaatatatttttcgttctgatgataaaatatatttttcgtccttattaataaattgattttttacttttaaaaaatttcGTCTATATTTTTGTTTCTTCCGGACGTTAATGCAGTTGCTAAGTAGAATTAATTATgtcattaaattattaaaattatcgtGAAGTTGCAAGTATggatgaaattttttaaaaaattcatccTTTGAAGAATTTCTTTTGAAGAACTTATATGAAATATGAGAAATTTAAAAAGATCACAAATATATTTAaccttaaaatatataatatctgGAAATTTTTTATCCCACTCTATATAAGAAAAAAGactataaaatttcaaaaatatcctcCTGTTTTTATAATCTCTAAATACACCTTATATATactattcattcattttttaactATACCTAAATCTTATGACTaaatttatttctaaaatatatttCTAAAATGTCTTCCAAAATGCATTGCCAAAACATGCTCAAAGTGTATCATCTATTACTATTTCATGTGGCCCAAAACGATATATTGTCTTATCTTGTCGATCtagatattaaataaaaaaaaactcattttatttttttcctttcttgtTAAGGTAGAGAAGAATCttagaaaaaaaatccaaataaccatgtttaataatttatttacaccaaaaacTATCTTTTCGGAAAAATTACCATAATGACTAGGTTTCAGAGGTGGCCttcacataggagccacctcaggtggcgTCAAAGACCATTCTCTCATAAcctatgcgccacccagggtggcatcaatgtatatttttgcctttttagccacctagggtggcgcctatgcacatttcttttttttttttgttttttttttttgttttttttaaatgtttatatactattttttttttaattttttttatttattaataaaattgtttttaacataaataaataaattatattttgttttttttatttattaataaaattgttttaacaattaaataaataatgaaacaccacatgtcattcattccaaacattacaaatacaagaaatgcagaaacaacattacaaatacggtcatacagttcaaacattacaaatacggtaaaaaaaagaaaaattataaaacatGGATATTATGCTATTCACGACCCCTCCGACCATGACCCCTCCGACCCGGCGCCGGACCATGACCCCTCTCACCGCCAGTTCCGCAATCTGGAACTGTTCGAATCCGGATGGAAGGATCTCGACGACCCACTTCTCCACGACCCCCCTAttccttggttgttcttgttgtgtctgggtaggtggtcctcggattagcccctccatgcgctcGTTGGACATGTATTCTTGTATGCTGCTGTCAAAAagtcgggtccccatgccctcaaagattGGTCTTGGCGGTGGAGTTGCGTCATATGGTCGGTAAAACCCAGCACTTGATTGGCCTTGGAAAAATGGCATTGTTTGTTGGGGTGTGGTGTacccatattgttggtgttgtggaAATTGGGGTGTGGGGTATCCATGTTGTTGGTACTGTGACGATTGAGTGGTCATTTGCTCGTTCGGGTCATAATCGTCATCTAGACCCATGTCGGGGCTGGGTTGCCTATTGTAGTTGGAGGGGCCGGCGTCgccgtgttgttgggtgaagccccacgattgttgttggacgggtagcctagtggaggggtcggcgtcacggagttgttgggtgaagccccatgattgttgttggatgggttgactttggtagggcgttgttggtgttgtttgataTTCCTCATGGTCAGGTTGTTCGGATGTTTGGCGTTGTcggcgttgttggcgttgttggcgttgttggggtggttgttggggtggttgttgtgcgtaTTGTTGTTGGCGGGGGTCGTGTAGGTAGTATGGGTCGGACACATGCATATCGGGGGTTGTGACCGTTCTAAACCAAGCAACGTATTCCGCGGTTGGAAACATGGGGAGTTGGGCAACAGGGAATTGTAGCAAACGGCTGCGACGTTGCTTCCACATCTCACAAAATTCAGGTGCAAAAGTACGGTAAT is part of the Vicia villosa cultivar HV-30 ecotype Madison, WI linkage group LG2, Vvil1.0, whole genome shotgun sequence genome and encodes:
- the LOC131647080 gene encoding uncharacterized protein LOC131647080, which encodes MGTETESRDTSLILIKQGAEARVFESSFVGRRSVVKERFSKKYRHPTLDSKLTLKRLNAEARCTTKARRLGVCTPVLYAVDPVSHTLTFEFVDGPSVKDVFLEFGSCGVNEERLGKIASQIGDVIAKLHDGGLVHGDLTTSNMLLRNGTDQLVLIDFGLSFTSTLPEDKAVDLYVLERALVSMHSSCGNIIDRILAAYRKSSKQWSSTMNKLADVRQRGRKRTMVG